A region of Acaryochloris thomasi RCC1774 DNA encodes the following proteins:
- a CDS encoding cytochrome P450 produces MIEKINSHDSSTIPEGVSGLTAIRQLVDFCRNPIDYSVWSANEYGDAARIKIASTQIYLLNHPDFIAEVLNQKNKCFIKDVSYRMLARLLGDSLLLSDGEQWKRHRRMMQPAFTQERIAEYAATVIEETNQLLSNWKIGGKFNLHQVVSQLTIKIITNVLFGSSLSAASVSIGKALDAIILQYYHQAQTGFLVPSWFPTPSNRKASSAIKYLNEIVENTINQRYQSSHDDLFSVLLGTQDGDSPFSVGELRGEVMTLLLAGHETTASALAWALMLLAQHPKIANKLRAEAQAAFGQCLPNINDLEKLPYTQMVLKESMRLYPPAWALSREVAEDCQIGPYFLTKGTTVYFSQWVVHRDKRFFDNPGQFRPERWNERFEKHLPPGAYFPFGAGPRVCIGQAFSMMEATLILAMISQKFSLGLVPNQSIELLPSITLRPKNGINMFVDASF; encoded by the coding sequence ATGATTGAAAAAATTAATTCCCATGACAGCTCCACTATTCCAGAGGGAGTTAGCGGTTTAACTGCTATCCGGCAACTCGTTGATTTTTGTCGGAATCCTATTGATTACTCCGTTTGGTCTGCAAATGAGTATGGAGATGCTGCTCGAATTAAAATTGCTTCAACTCAAATCTATCTACTAAATCATCCTGATTTTATTGCCGAAGTCCTAAATCAGAAAAATAAGTGCTTCATTAAAGACGTTAGTTATCGAATGTTAGCCAGATTGCTGGGGGATAGCTTATTGCTCAGTGACGGTGAGCAGTGGAAAAGACACAGACGGATGATGCAACCTGCGTTTACTCAAGAGAGGATTGCTGAATATGCTGCGACTGTAATTGAAGAGACAAACCAACTTCTGAGCAATTGGAAGATTGGAGGGAAATTTAATCTCCATCAAGTTGTCAGCCAGCTAACGATCAAAATAATTACTAATGTGCTCTTCGGGAGTAGCCTAAGCGCGGCTTCTGTGAGTATTGGCAAAGCTTTAGATGCGATTATTTTGCAGTACTACCATCAAGCACAGACAGGTTTTTTAGTACCGTCTTGGTTTCCTACGCCTAGCAACCGTAAAGCTTCCTCTGCTATTAAGTATCTAAATGAAATTGTTGAAAATACTATCAATCAACGCTACCAATCCAGCCATGATGATCTATTCTCGGTTCTTCTAGGGACACAGGATGGTGACAGTCCGTTCTCTGTCGGTGAACTGCGTGGTGAGGTGATGACGCTATTGCTAGCAGGACATGAAACAACAGCTAGTGCATTGGCTTGGGCACTAATGTTGCTCGCTCAGCACCCAAAAATAGCAAATAAATTGAGAGCAGAAGCCCAAGCCGCTTTTGGTCAATGCCTACCCAATATCAATGACCTTGAAAAGTTGCCCTATACTCAGATGGTTCTCAAAGAATCAATGCGGCTTTATCCTCCTGCTTGGGCTTTGAGTCGTGAAGTAGCAGAAGATTGTCAGATTGGCCCCTATTTCCTGACAAAAGGTACAACGGTCTATTTCAGTCAGTGGGTTGTACATCGCGACAAGCGGTTTTTTGACAACCCAGGACAGTTTCGACCGGAGCGATGGAATGAGCGCTTCGAAAAGCATCTGCCTCCTGGGGCCTATTTCCCCTTTGGGGCAGGGCCAAGAGTATGTATCGGACAGGCTTTTTCAATGATGGAGGCGACTCTGATTCTAGCTATGATTTCGCAAAAATTTAGTTTGGGATTGGTTCCTAATCAATCTATTGAGTTACTCCCTTCCATTACCCTGCGGCCAAAAAATGGCATCAATATGTTTGTTGATGCATCATTCTAG